In one window of Leptospira sp. GIMC2001 DNA:
- the ligA gene encoding NAD-dependent DNA ligase LigA, which translates to MKLEKVSLEMRDLETAIRKHQYFYYLENSPKIKDKEFDILFQKLKKLEEKYPDLISESSPTKLVGSDLSSSGDFAKFKHKIPVLSLENTYNLDELMEWVNKTGLDENYSVEWKIDGASIVLYYNQGILTNAVTRGSGGVGDDVTDNIKTIESIPHKLSSKINLYVRGEVFMNFSDFDDFNEEYGGRFANPRNLTAGSIKHKYASEVAKRPLRLFVYDAFFPDGRGKIVTNSLALQKLKDFKLPLAPDSIIVSGSKLSKTVESFRKKKDSMGFPIDGLVIKLDDLRKRDALGETSHSPRWARAYKFDALIQETTIEEIIPQVGRTGKITPRARVKPVKLAGTTVTYATLHNQDYINELGVGIGAKVRISKRGEIIPAVEEVVEPGLQGIFQLPKKCPSCKSILSKVDESVDLFCTNKNCPERERHSILFFCQKKQMDIDGLGVKQIDLFYDKGWVRNIGDLYDLHTKKDQIETLEGFGAKSVKIILEGIEKSKNKDLRILLPSIGLHELGHKVVEILIENGYTSIESLLDLVKKPDAAEELNSIHGIGPRTAQAIVTQLNDKTIQKLINKLMNSGLNFRAAESEKSDHRPFEGQAWCVTGSFDRFQPRDTAMDLIVKHGGRKVTSVSSKTTHLLYGEGAGSKLDKAKELGLQIINESEFLNILSKENILID; encoded by the coding sequence ATGAAACTAGAAAAAGTATCTCTTGAGATGCGTGATCTAGAGACAGCGATTCGTAAACACCAATACTTTTATTATCTTGAGAATTCGCCGAAAATTAAGGATAAAGAATTCGATATCCTTTTTCAGAAATTAAAAAAGCTAGAAGAGAAATATCCTGACCTAATCTCAGAATCAAGTCCCACTAAATTAGTAGGCTCTGACTTATCTTCAAGCGGAGATTTTGCCAAATTCAAACACAAAATCCCTGTTTTATCCTTAGAAAACACTTACAATTTAGATGAGTTGATGGAGTGGGTCAATAAGACAGGATTGGATGAAAACTATTCTGTCGAATGGAAAATTGACGGCGCATCTATTGTATTATATTATAATCAAGGAATATTGACGAATGCTGTAACGAGGGGTTCTGGTGGTGTGGGTGACGACGTCACAGACAATATTAAGACTATAGAATCAATACCTCATAAGTTATCTTCTAAAATCAATCTATATGTAAGAGGTGAAGTTTTTATGAACTTTTCCGATTTTGATGATTTTAATGAAGAATACGGAGGTCGATTCGCAAACCCAAGAAATTTAACTGCAGGTTCTATTAAACATAAATATGCATCAGAAGTTGCAAAACGTCCGCTTCGATTGTTTGTATATGATGCTTTTTTTCCAGATGGACGCGGCAAAATTGTAACGAATTCTTTAGCATTGCAGAAGTTAAAAGATTTTAAGCTCCCTCTCGCACCAGACTCGATCATTGTATCGGGTTCAAAATTGTCTAAAACGGTTGAATCTTTTCGTAAAAAGAAAGACTCTATGGGATTTCCCATTGATGGTTTGGTAATAAAATTGGATGACTTGCGAAAAAGAGATGCGTTAGGTGAGACATCGCATTCACCCCGATGGGCGCGTGCTTATAAATTTGATGCACTAATTCAAGAGACGACAATAGAAGAAATCATTCCTCAAGTAGGAAGAACAGGTAAGATTACTCCGCGAGCTAGAGTTAAGCCTGTAAAGCTTGCTGGAACTACTGTTACATATGCAACACTGCACAACCAAGATTATATCAATGAGCTAGGAGTAGGAATTGGTGCTAAAGTTCGAATTTCAAAACGAGGTGAGATCATCCCTGCAGTAGAGGAAGTAGTTGAGCCTGGATTGCAAGGTATTTTCCAGTTACCAAAGAAATGTCCAAGTTGCAAATCTATTCTGTCGAAAGTAGATGAATCAGTTGATCTTTTCTGTACCAACAAAAATTGTCCTGAGCGTGAACGGCATAGTATTTTATTTTTTTGTCAAAAGAAACAAATGGATATCGATGGATTGGGTGTAAAGCAAATCGATCTATTCTATGATAAAGGTTGGGTCAGAAATATTGGAGATCTATATGATCTGCATACCAAAAAAGACCAAATAGAAACACTAGAAGGCTTTGGTGCTAAGTCAGTTAAGATTATTCTGGAAGGAATTGAAAAATCTAAAAACAAAGATCTTAGAATTCTTCTTCCCTCAATTGGGTTGCATGAATTGGGACATAAAGTAGTCGAAATACTAATAGAAAATGGATACACTTCTATTGAATCTCTTCTGGATCTTGTTAAGAAACCCGATGCAGCAGAAGAACTTAATTCTATTCATGGAATAGGACCAAGAACCGCTCAAGCAATTGTAACGCAATTGAACGACAAAACGATTCAAAAATTAATAAATAAATTAATGAATTCAGGATTGAATTTTCGAGCTGCTGAATCTGAAAAGAGTGATCATCGTCCTTTTGAAGGACAAGCGTGGTGTGTCACAGGAAGTTTTGATCGGTTTCAACCTAGAGATACTGCTATGGATTTGATTGTTAAACATGGTGGACGAAAGGTAACTTCCGTATCAAGTAAAACTACCCATTTACTCTACGGAGAAGGCGCTGGATCCAAATTAGATAAAGCAAAAGAACTGGGATTGCAAATTATAAATGAATCCGAATTTCTTAATATTTTGAGTAAAGAAAATATCTTGATCGATTAA
- a CDS encoding carbamoyltransferase family protein translates to MSKNIIGISAYYHDSAAALIVDGKIIAAVQEERFSRKKHDSRFPTNAIKYCIEQAGISFSDIDDVVFYDKPLVKFERLLETYLAYAPKGILSFFAAMPVWIKEKLFLKSVIKKEFQNLAGKGNKIPRLLFNEHHQSHAASSFFVSPFESSVVLCMDGVGEWATSTVWKGEGNKLTPLWQIDFPHSLGLLYSAFTYYTGFKVNSGEYKVMGLAPYGEPKYKDLIYKHLLDVKEDGTFRLNMEYFNYATGLTMTNSKFNKIFGGPPRKPETKLGQKEMDLARSVQEVTEEVMVKICRSIQKETGAENLCMAGGVALNCVANGKILEEKIFKNIFIQPASGDAGGALGAALSCWYEYYDNKRTPAKDLTGSIDGSYLGTSFDTNEIKTQLDKSNAKYEILSDEQLNSKLAEVLADGNVVGYFQGRMEFGPRALGARSIIGDPRNTKMQSVMNLKIKYRESFRPFAPAVLAERVSDYFDIDSPSPYMLIVAPLKEKHRIPMTAEQEKLFGIEKLNVPRSTLPAITHVDYSARIQTVHKETNPKFYNLLTAFDKKTGCPVLVNTSFNVRGEPIVNTPEDAFRCFMRTEMDYLVVENFLMDKKQQIPWEKDDSWKDEFELD, encoded by the coding sequence ATGTCTAAAAATATAATCGGAATTTCTGCCTATTACCATGATAGTGCTGCTGCACTTATCGTTGATGGTAAAATTATTGCGGCAGTACAAGAAGAACGCTTCAGTCGTAAGAAACATGATTCCCGCTTTCCAACGAATGCAATAAAATATTGCATCGAACAAGCTGGAATTTCTTTCTCTGATATCGATGATGTCGTCTTCTATGATAAACCACTTGTAAAATTTGAAAGGCTATTAGAGACATATCTTGCCTATGCGCCGAAAGGAATCTTATCTTTCTTCGCCGCAATGCCAGTTTGGATCAAAGAGAAATTATTTCTTAAATCTGTTATTAAAAAAGAATTTCAAAATCTTGCAGGTAAGGGCAATAAAATTCCTCGTTTGCTTTTTAATGAGCATCACCAATCTCATGCCGCCTCAAGTTTTTTTGTTAGTCCTTTTGAATCATCTGTTGTTCTATGTATGGATGGTGTCGGTGAGTGGGCAACTAGTACAGTTTGGAAAGGGGAGGGCAATAAACTAACACCTCTCTGGCAGATTGATTTCCCACATTCGCTTGGACTTCTTTATTCGGCCTTTACATACTACACTGGGTTCAAAGTTAATTCGGGCGAATACAAAGTGATGGGACTCGCTCCCTATGGCGAACCAAAATATAAAGATTTAATATATAAACATCTACTCGATGTAAAAGAGGATGGAACATTCCGACTCAATATGGAATATTTTAATTATGCTACTGGCTTGACTATGACCAATAGCAAGTTCAATAAAATTTTTGGTGGACCTCCTCGTAAACCAGAGACAAAGCTTGGTCAGAAAGAAATGGATCTAGCTCGTTCCGTTCAAGAAGTAACTGAAGAAGTTATGGTAAAGATTTGTCGCAGTATCCAGAAAGAAACTGGTGCAGAAAATCTTTGTATGGCAGGTGGTGTTGCTCTAAATTGTGTCGCGAACGGCAAAATTTTAGAAGAGAAAATTTTCAAAAATATATTTATCCAACCTGCGTCGGGTGATGCTGGAGGTGCATTAGGTGCAGCTCTATCTTGTTGGTATGAATACTATGATAACAAACGAACTCCAGCAAAAGATCTAACTGGCTCCATAGACGGATCATATTTAGGAACTTCCTTTGATACTAACGAAATCAAAACTCAATTAGATAAATCGAATGCCAAATATGAAATTTTGTCTGATGAACAATTGAATTCTAAGCTCGCTGAAGTTCTCGCTGACGGCAATGTGGTGGGTTATTTTCAAGGTCGCATGGAATTTGGACCTCGTGCACTGGGAGCAAGATCAATCATTGGAGATCCCCGTAACACAAAAATGCAATCTGTGATGAACTTAAAGATAAAATATCGCGAATCTTTTAGACCTTTTGCTCCTGCTGTGCTTGCGGAGAGAGTATCGGATTACTTCGATATAGATTCTCCAAGTCCTTACATGCTAATAGTTGCACCTTTAAAAGAGAAGCACCGAATTCCCATGACTGCTGAACAAGAAAAATTATTTGGAATAGAGAAACTAAATGTTCCTAGGTCAACACTTCCTGCTATTACTCACGTTGATTACTCAGCGAGAATACAAACTGTTCATAAGGAAACAAATCCAAAATTTTATAATTTATTAACTGCCTTTGATAAGAAGACAGGTTGTCCAGTACTTGTGAACACATCCTTTAATGTGCGCGGTGAACCTATTGTAAATACGCCTGAAGATGCGTTTCGCTGTTTCATGAGAACGGAAATGGATTATCTTGTTGTGGAGAATTTTCTCATGGATAAGAAGCAACAAATTCCGTGGGAAAAGGATGATTCATGGAAGGATGAATTCGAACTGGATTAA
- a CDS encoding SxtJ family membrane protein: MKENTIEHTKKDYRSFGFIVGGVLLIVFGLLIPYWKNGNWNPIVSYVGLGLIAIAALLPIVLKYPYIVWMKIGEVLGYINTRLILGIVFFILFAPIGLFRRLIGKDALNIKLSDKEKSYRKISNHQEIKHMERPF, encoded by the coding sequence ATGAAAGAAAATACAATAGAACATACAAAAAAAGATTATAGAAGTTTCGGATTTATAGTAGGTGGAGTTTTACTTATTGTATTTGGCTTACTGATACCTTACTGGAAGAACGGCAACTGGAATCCGATAGTAAGTTATGTCGGACTAGGTTTAATAGCAATCGCTGCATTGTTACCGATTGTACTCAAATATCCTTATATAGTCTGGATGAAAATTGGTGAAGTATTGGGATATATAAACACAAGATTGATTCTTGGAATTGTATTCTTTATACTTTTTGCACCAATAGGTTTGTTCAGACGGCTCATTGGGAAGGATGCATTGAATATTAAATTATCAGACAAAGAGAAGTCCTATAGAAAAATTTCCAATCATCAGGAAATTAAACATATGGAAAGACCATTTTAA
- a CDS encoding DUF5989 family protein, whose product MLELLNDLWDFLKIRKKFWLAPIIIVLLLLGALIVLTQGSAVAPFIYTLF is encoded by the coding sequence ATGTTAGAGTTATTAAATGATTTATGGGATTTTCTAAAGATAAGAAAGAAGTTTTGGTTAGCACCAATCATAATAGTATTACTATTGCTTGGAGCACTGATTGTATTAACACAAGGTTCAGCTGTTGCACCTTTCATATACACACTGTTCTAA
- a CDS encoding SGNH/GDSL hydrolase family protein — protein sequence MGDSITAGDYLEEKDTFVRQVEQLSINSKERLETINTGIAGISLQTELAILIETGLSTKPDDVVLGFYLNDFAPSLGLKVLKIPIFLQNSYLAQYLVKAISLVKILWFNQEEEESIVRYANYSQWFDELKDKYPIADGDPKNNKLAFHKLIIENERDWGMAWSDKAWRSSEPLFQELYRLSKVHNFKLYFIIFPVKQQVQAEFLEDYPQQKLKKVAQQYGIPVLDLLPVLRDDLQKNNIDIFYDQCHHDARGKRIIAEHVLNFLQTK from the coding sequence TTGGGTGATTCAATCACAGCCGGAGACTACTTAGAAGAAAAAGATACCTTTGTAAGACAAGTTGAGCAATTATCAATAAATTCTAAAGAACGATTAGAAACGATAAACACAGGCATAGCAGGTATTAGTTTACAGACAGAGCTTGCTATTTTAATTGAAACTGGATTATCAACCAAACCAGATGATGTTGTATTAGGTTTTTATTTAAATGATTTCGCTCCTTCATTGGGATTGAAAGTCCTGAAAATTCCAATTTTTTTACAAAACAGTTATTTAGCTCAATACTTGGTAAAAGCCATTTCTTTAGTAAAAATACTGTGGTTTAATCAAGAAGAAGAAGAATCAATCGTGAGATATGCAAATTATAGTCAATGGTTTGATGAATTAAAAGATAAATATCCAATTGCTGACGGAGATCCCAAAAATAATAAATTGGCTTTTCATAAACTGATTATTGAGAATGAGAGAGATTGGGGTATGGCTTGGAGCGATAAGGCATGGCGATCTTCTGAACCATTATTTCAAGAACTGTATAGACTCTCAAAAGTTCATAATTTCAAATTGTATTTTATTATCTTTCCCGTTAAACAGCAAGTTCAAGCTGAATTTTTAGAAGATTATCCTCAGCAAAAGTTGAAGAAAGTTGCTCAGCAATATGGAATTCCAGTTCTAGATTTGCTTCCCGTGCTTCGCGATGATTTGCAAAAAAACAACATTGATATATTTTATGACCAATGTCATCACGATGCTAGAGGAAAGAGAATTATTGCTGAACATGTTTTGAATTTTCTTCAAACCAAATAA